From a region of the Kaistia sp. 32K genome:
- a CDS encoding LptF/LptG family permease, producing MFRNPTLSFYFARRFAKTALIIFIVVFVLMAFIDYLELARRAARREGFDAFLYLLVSLARVPNVIERALPFTILFASMASFVMANRQLELVVARAAGVSAWQFLLPAGLVAVMIGVFATTVFNPISTELKERSILLGNQLAQERTRIEASKLEASKTAEPEPEATPGSAGEVVPSAESSDWPVWMRQTGREGSSIIGARQSLNRGLSLVDASAFVFKSNGSLARRIDASTADFEDGDWVFRNATILQAGSRPEPVAEFRLPTDLNANQVSQRLADPETVSFWSLPQLVEISKKSAVPSDAYEMQFQSLLAQPLLFLAMVFVAATVSLRFSRSRDLGQVILTGVAVGFVLYVVTELARGLGRSGVVSPMIAAWTPAAIAILLSVTVLLHREDG from the coding sequence ATGTTCCGCAATCCTACGCTCAGCTTCTATTTCGCCCGACGCTTCGCCAAGACCGCGCTGATCATCTTCATCGTCGTCTTCGTACTGATGGCCTTCATCGACTATCTCGAGCTGGCGCGGCGCGCCGCCCGGCGCGAGGGCTTCGATGCCTTCCTCTATCTCCTCGTCTCGCTCGCGCGCGTTCCCAACGTCATCGAGCGAGCCCTGCCCTTCACCATCCTGTTCGCCTCAATGGCGAGCTTCGTGATGGCGAATCGGCAGCTCGAGCTGGTGGTGGCGCGCGCGGCCGGCGTCTCGGCCTGGCAGTTCCTGCTGCCGGCCGGCCTGGTCGCTGTGATGATCGGCGTGTTCGCGACCACCGTGTTCAATCCGATATCCACAGAGTTGAAGGAGCGATCGATCCTGCTCGGCAACCAGCTGGCGCAGGAGCGAACGCGAATCGAGGCCTCGAAGCTCGAAGCGAGCAAGACGGCCGAGCCGGAGCCGGAGGCGACGCCGGGATCCGCCGGCGAGGTCGTCCCCTCGGCCGAATCATCCGACTGGCCCGTCTGGATGCGACAGACGGGGCGCGAGGGCTCCTCGATCATCGGCGCGCGGCAGAGCCTCAATCGCGGTCTTTCGCTCGTCGACGCCTCGGCGTTCGTGTTCAAATCGAACGGTTCCCTGGCCCGTCGGATCGATGCATCCACAGCTGATTTCGAGGACGGCGACTGGGTGTTCCGCAACGCTACGATCCTGCAGGCGGGCAGCCGTCCGGAGCCGGTCGCGGAGTTTCGTCTGCCAACCGATCTGAATGCAAATCAGGTCAGCCAGAGGCTGGCGGACCCTGAGACAGTGTCGTTCTGGTCTTTGCCTCAACTTGTTGAAATTTCAAAGAAATCGGCTGTTCCGAGTGACGCGTATGAAATGCAGTTCCAATCCCTGCTGGCGCAGCCGCTGCTGTTCCTCGCCATGGTTTTCGTGGCAGCCACAGTGTCGCTCCGGTTCTCCCGTTCGCGCGATCTCGGGCAGGTGATTTTGACTGGTGTCGCGGTAGGCTTCGTGCTTTATGTGGTCACGGAATTGGCTAGGGGTTTGGGGAGGAGCGGCGTCGTGTCACCGATGATTGCCGCTTGGACTCCCGCTGCCATCGCCATCTTGTTAAGTGTCACAGTGCTTCTTCATCGGGAGGACGGATGA